One Cervus canadensis isolate Bull #8, Minnesota chromosome 1, ASM1932006v1, whole genome shotgun sequence genomic window carries:
- the TMEM211 gene encoding transmembrane protein 211, with protein sequence MVGSVWAALELSLTCISAVSLVSPAWFQTTTFSFGVLTYCSWPQGDSWNQSCGTFQSLDDIPDFAWKVSAAMLLGGWRLLAFNAILLLSWALAPKGLCPRRGSGPMPGVQAAAAIATIMGLLVFPIGLASPFAKEACVASSMYHGGQCQLGWGYVTAIFNAGLASLLPMMRWPHVTEVQRRTIFFSSDTESIILVPEMTK encoded by the exons ATGGTGGGCAGTGTGTGGGCAGCTCTGGAGCTTTCCCTCACCTGCATCTCGGCCGTCAGCCTCGTCTCCCCTGcctggttccagaccaccacctTCTCCTTCGGGGTCCTCACCTACTGCTCCTGGCCTCAGGGTGACAGCTGGAACCAGAGCTGTGGGACCTTCCAGTCCCTGGATGATATTCCTGACTTCGCCTGGAAG GTTTCAGCTGCAATGCTCCTTGGAGGCTGGCGCCTATTGGCTTTCAATGCAATTCTCCTCCTGTCCTGGGCCCTTGCCCCCAAAGGACTGTGCCCACGGAGGGGCAGTGGTCCAATGCCAGGGGTACAGGCAGCAGCAG CCATCGCCACCATCATGGGCCTGCTGGTTTTCCCCATCGGCTTGGCCTCGCCGTTTGCCAAGGAAGCCTGCGTAGCCTCCTCCATGTACCATGGCGGTCAGTGCCAGCTAGGCTGGGGCTATGTGACTGCCATCTTCAACGCAGGCCTGGCCAGCCTCCTGCCCATGATGAGGTGGCCCCACGTGACCGAGGTCCAGCGGAGGACCATCTTCTTCTCCAGTGATACTGAGAGCATCATCCTTGTACCAGAAATGaccaaataa